A single genomic interval of Alistipes provencensis harbors:
- the dapF gene encoding diaminopimelate epimerase, whose translation MQTAFAKYEGAGNDFILIDNRDGVFTPDAAVIARLCDRHFGIGADGLMTLARSAEIDCSMRYYNADGSEGEMCGNGARCFALFAQHLGIGGETKYFDAADGLHTARICRSKGPAGEIELGMTAVREIRTGGDWWFLNTGVPHYVEFVDDLALVDVTGRGRIIRRDTTRFPQGTNVNFVHITGNGAISVRTYERGVENETLACGTGATAAAIVASFVFQPQTAHYAVSVPGGELAVRFSHEPGTQTYTDIRLTGPARRVFGGVFDSENF comes from the coding sequence GTGCAGACAGCATTTGCAAAATACGAGGGTGCGGGCAACGACTTCATCCTGATCGACAACCGCGACGGCGTCTTCACGCCCGATGCGGCGGTGATCGCCCGTCTGTGCGACCGTCATTTCGGCATCGGCGCCGACGGCCTGATGACCCTCGCGCGCAGCGCCGAGATCGACTGCTCGATGCGTTACTACAACGCCGACGGGTCGGAAGGCGAGATGTGCGGCAACGGTGCCCGTTGTTTCGCGCTGTTCGCCCAGCACCTCGGCATCGGCGGCGAAACCAAGTATTTCGACGCCGCGGATGGGCTCCACACCGCCCGCATCTGCCGTTCGAAAGGACCCGCGGGAGAGATCGAACTGGGAATGACCGCCGTCCGGGAGATCCGCACGGGCGGGGACTGGTGGTTTCTCAACACGGGAGTCCCCCACTATGTGGAGTTCGTCGACGACCTCGCATTGGTCGACGTCACCGGCCGCGGACGCATCATCCGCCGCGACACGACACGCTTCCCGCAGGGTACGAATGTCAATTTCGTGCACATCACGGGCAACGGCGCCATCAGCGTGCGCACCTACGAGCGCGGCGTGGAGAACGAGACCCTCGCCTGCGGCACGGGAGCCACAGCCGCCGCTATCGTCGCCAGTTTCGTCTTCCAGCCCCAAACCGCGCACTATGCGGTTTCGGTCCCCGGAGGAGAACTTGCGGTACGGTTTTCGCATGAACCGGGAACACAGACCTACACGGACATCCGCCTGACGGGCCCGGCACGCCGGGTCTTCGGAGGGGTGTTCGACAGCGAAAATTTCTAA
- the tamL gene encoding translocation and assembly module lipoprotein TamL, translating into MRRVCRIFAAAALGLLGSACSVTRHIPEGQYLVQQVKIEDDRATPRRERITASDLEKYIRQTPNKRFLGTNFYVWLYEQANPSKDNRWNNWKRKIGQAPVLLEMGLTEKSAENLKVYMDSKGFFNSQASFEVDTTSRRKRARITYRTHQGEPYRIDSISYEFQDKFLEQIVLPDTANTLLRRGNIYDVTVLDAERERIASYLKERGYYNFSVNNIMFWADTLGGNREVDLRVVVKQYLTGYNARGQAVMDNNMVYRIDKINIFPGYDPTVARTDTTLVSRLDTLYYRGLNIIYEKRPNLRPSVLRQAVPLYPNYVYNSAQVNRAYTDLMALGYFKSAKIAFEEQPRPVDDTTYVSFIGATADSTRTIYTREGYLTCNILCTPTLKQSVKIDLEGSTTSSFYGLKATLGYQNRNIFRGAESFDISFTAGYEFMKAPDAKKKRATEFGVTTGLTFPRFLFPGRFRTVNQPKTKVELSINFQDRPYYARTLSSAGITYMWTNNRYSSFSLRPIDINVIDMTRPVDPEFLGSTQNKYLINSFKTQFIGGLSFGYSYNNQRKNLGGNATNIRFNGETAGNLIDAVEHMFFSPAKTKDYYTIFGIQYSQYFRTDLSLSRKIMLGDVTALVGRLYGGVAMAYGNSESVPFDRQFYCGGSNGMRGWTPRTLGQGSVANPHNDYPVQTGDVKLEANLELRFPVWGIIHGATFFDLGNIWYIRENPKEYSDDAVFRFNRFYKQLGFNTGLGLRFDIKFAVLRLDWGIQLHNPNNPAGERWIHNFRWKNTALNFGVGYPF; encoded by the coding sequence GTGCGTAGGGTGTGCCGCATATTCGCCGCCGCGGCGCTGGGTCTTCTCGGCTCGGCCTGCAGCGTCACGCGCCACATCCCCGAAGGGCAGTACCTCGTGCAGCAGGTGAAGATCGAGGACGACCGCGCGACCCCCCGCCGGGAGCGTATCACGGCGTCCGATCTGGAGAAATACATCCGGCAGACTCCCAACAAGCGATTCCTCGGGACCAATTTCTATGTCTGGCTCTACGAGCAGGCCAATCCGTCGAAGGACAATCGCTGGAACAACTGGAAGCGCAAGATCGGGCAGGCCCCCGTGCTGCTGGAGATGGGGCTGACGGAGAAGAGCGCCGAGAACCTGAAGGTCTACATGGACTCGAAGGGATTTTTCAATTCGCAGGCTTCGTTCGAGGTCGACACCACGTCGCGCCGCAAGCGGGCCCGGATCACCTACCGCACGCATCAGGGCGAACCCTACCGCATCGACTCGATCTCCTACGAATTTCAGGACAAGTTCCTCGAGCAGATCGTGCTGCCCGATACGGCGAATACGCTGCTCCGCCGGGGGAACATCTACGACGTCACGGTGCTCGATGCCGAGCGGGAGCGCATCGCCTCCTACCTCAAGGAGCGGGGTTATTACAACTTCTCGGTCAACAATATTATGTTCTGGGCCGATACGCTGGGCGGCAACCGCGAGGTCGACCTGCGCGTGGTCGTCAAGCAGTACCTTACGGGCTACAACGCCCGCGGACAGGCCGTTATGGACAACAACATGGTCTACCGCATCGACAAGATCAATATCTTCCCGGGCTACGACCCGACCGTCGCGCGGACCGACACCACGCTGGTCTCGCGCCTCGATACGCTCTATTACCGGGGTCTGAACATCATCTACGAGAAGCGTCCCAACCTGCGCCCGTCGGTGCTCCGGCAGGCCGTGCCGCTCTATCCCAATTACGTCTATAACTCGGCGCAGGTCAACCGCGCCTATACCGATCTGATGGCTCTCGGGTATTTCAAGAGTGCCAAGATCGCCTTCGAGGAGCAGCCCCGGCCGGTGGACGACACGACCTACGTCTCCTTCATCGGCGCTACTGCCGATTCGACCCGGACGATCTATACCCGCGAGGGTTACCTTACCTGCAACATCCTCTGCACGCCGACGCTCAAGCAGAGCGTCAAGATCGATCTCGAGGGAAGCACCACGTCGAGTTTCTACGGACTGAAAGCCACCCTCGGTTACCAGAACCGCAATATTTTCCGCGGGGCGGAGTCGTTCGACATCTCCTTTACGGCGGGTTACGAGTTCATGAAAGCCCCCGATGCCAAGAAGAAGCGGGCCACGGAGTTCGGCGTTACCACGGGCCTGACTTTCCCGCGCTTCCTCTTTCCCGGGCGTTTCCGCACGGTGAATCAGCCGAAGACCAAGGTCGAGTTGTCCATTAATTTTCAGGACAGGCCCTATTATGCCCGTACGCTTTCGAGCGCCGGCATCACCTATATGTGGACCAACAACCGCTATTCGTCGTTCTCGCTGCGGCCGATCGACATCAACGTGATCGACATGACGCGGCCCGTGGACCCTGAGTTTCTGGGCAGTACTCAGAACAAGTACCTGATAAACAGTTTTAAAACCCAGTTCATCGGCGGCCTTTCGTTCGGTTACAGCTACAACAACCAGCGCAAGAACCTCGGGGGCAATGCCACGAACATCCGCTTCAACGGCGAAACCGCCGGCAACCTGATCGACGCCGTCGAGCATATGTTCTTCTCCCCGGCCAAGACCAAGGATTATTATACGATTTTCGGTATTCAGTATTCGCAGTATTTCCGTACCGATCTGAGTCTGAGCCGCAAGATCATGCTGGGAGATGTTACGGCGCTGGTGGGACGTCTCTACGGCGGTGTGGCGATGGCTTACGGCAACTCTGAATCGGTGCCGTTCGACCGCCAGTTCTACTGCGGCGGCAGCAACGGCATGCGCGGCTGGACGCCCCGAACCCTCGGACAGGGCTCGGTGGCCAACCCTCACAACGACTATCCGGTGCAGACCGGCGATGTGAAACTGGAGGCCAATCTCGAACTGCGCTTCCCGGTCTGGGGGATCATCCACGGAGCGACCTTCTTCGACTTGGGCAATATCTGGTACATCCGGGAGAATCCGAAAGAGTATTCCGACGATGCGGTCTTCCGCTTCAACCGGTTCTACAAGCAATTGGGATTCAACACGGGTCTGGGCCTGCGTTTCGACATCAAATTCGCCGTGCTGCGCCTCGACTGGGGTATCCAGCTCCACAATCCCAACAATCCCGCCGGCGAGCGGTGGATTCACAATTTCCGCTGGAAGAATACCGCCCTTAACTTCGGCGTCGGCTATCCGTTCTGA
- a CDS encoding alpha/beta fold hydrolase: MIEKFIMAGPTALHVCDSRQGDKCVVLLHGYLESMLVWEDFIPFLYKELRVVTLDLPGHGISVVTGEEHSMEFLADTVADGLRELGIERCTLVGHSMGGYVALAFCERHPEMLDGVVLLSSTPNADTPEKAENRRREIALVKAGKKELLARVAPEAGFAEENRVRMKDYIEDLTEQVFVTEDEGIVALLNGMTARRDYNEMLRKTDVPVLFILGRKDGYIPAEAAEKMVAEHPEARVVWLENSGHMGFLEEPEATAQAILGFIQSEKRL; this comes from the coding sequence ATGATCGAAAAATTCATTATGGCAGGGCCGACAGCCCTGCACGTCTGCGACTCCCGGCAAGGGGACAAATGCGTCGTGCTGCTGCACGGCTACCTCGAATCGATGCTCGTCTGGGAAGATTTTATTCCATTCCTCTACAAGGAACTGCGGGTGGTTACGTTAGACCTGCCCGGCCACGGCATCTCGGTCGTCACGGGCGAGGAACACTCGATGGAGTTCCTTGCCGACACCGTGGCCGACGGGCTCCGGGAGCTGGGGATCGAACGCTGCACGCTCGTGGGTCACTCGATGGGCGGTTACGTCGCGCTGGCTTTCTGCGAACGCCATCCCGAAATGCTCGACGGCGTGGTGCTGCTCAGTTCGACGCCCAATGCCGATACGCCGGAGAAGGCCGAGAACCGCCGCCGCGAAATCGCGCTCGTGAAGGCCGGGAAGAAGGAACTGCTGGCCCGCGTAGCCCCCGAAGCGGGATTCGCCGAGGAGAACCGTGTCCGGATGAAAGATTACATCGAGGACCTCACCGAGCAGGTCTTCGTCACCGAGGACGAAGGGATCGTCGCCCTGCTGAACGGCATGACCGCCCGCAGGGACTACAATGAGATGCTGCGCAAAACCGACGTTCCCGTGCTCTTCATCCTCGGCCGCAAGGACGGATACATCCCCGCCGAGGCCGCCGAAAAGATGGTTGCCGAACACCCCGAAGCCCGGGTCGTATGGCTCGAAAATTCGGGACACATGGGTTTCCTCGAGGAACCCGAAGCCACGGCACAGGCCATCCTCGGATTCATACAATCGGAAAAACGGCTTTAG
- a CDS encoding nitroreductase family protein, whose product MKSVLFKHRSIRKFLSTPIPEDILQECLEAASRASTCGNMQLYSLVVTRDRSLREKLAPCHFNQPMVREAPCVVTVCADVHRFTMWCEQRDAAPAYDNFAWFLNASTDALLAAQNLCVEAEMHGLGICYLGTTIYTAGDISRILELPKGVIPLTTVVMGYPDESPELTDRLPLEAVVHYEKYTDYTAAEIDELWAEREESDLTKRLLEENGLPNLAKVFTERRYVRKDNLAISKSYFALLKEKGFFNN is encoded by the coding sequence ATGAAAAGTGTGCTTTTCAAGCATCGTTCGATACGCAAATTCCTTTCGACGCCCATTCCCGAGGATATCCTGCAGGAGTGCCTCGAGGCCGCCTCGCGCGCCTCGACCTGCGGCAACATGCAGCTCTATTCGCTGGTGGTGACCCGCGATCGGTCGCTGCGCGAGAAACTTGCGCCGTGTCATTTCAACCAGCCGATGGTCCGCGAGGCTCCGTGCGTGGTGACCGTCTGCGCCGATGTCCACCGCTTCACGATGTGGTGCGAACAGCGCGACGCCGCTCCCGCCTACGACAATTTCGCTTGGTTCCTGAACGCTTCGACCGACGCCCTGCTGGCGGCGCAGAACCTCTGCGTCGAGGCTGAAATGCACGGGCTGGGCATCTGCTACCTCGGCACGACGATCTACACCGCGGGTGATATTTCGCGTATTCTGGAGCTCCCGAAAGGGGTTATTCCGCTCACCACCGTGGTCATGGGCTATCCCGACGAATCGCCCGAGCTGACCGACCGCCTGCCGCTGGAGGCTGTGGTCCACTATGAAAAATACACCGACTATACCGCCGCCGAGATCGACGAACTGTGGGCCGAACGCGAGGAGTCGGACCTCACGAAGCGCCTGTTGGAGGAGAACGGTCTGCCGAATCTGGCGAAGGTCTTCACCGAGCGTCGTTATGTGCGCAAGGACAACCTTGCCATTTCGAAATCCTATTTCGCCCTGCTGAAAGAGAAGGGGTTCTTCAACAACTGA